GTACCAAGGCGCTCATCGTCATCGAGCACAAGGGCGACCTCCACCCCGCGATCAACATTCTCGACGCGGCCGGAACCATCCTCGACTTCCACTTCCTCCCCGCCAAGGCGCGCCTCGAAGTGAAGGACGGTCAGGAGATCAAGGCGGGTCAGATGCTCGCGCGTCAGCCCAAAATGGCTGCGGCAAGCCAGGACATCGTCGGCGGTCTGCCCCGCGTGACCGAGATCTTCGAAGCCCGTAAGCCCAAGGACCCGGCGTTCATGGCCGAGATCTCTGGCAAGGTCGAGATTTTCTCCGACAAGCGCAAGGGCAAGATGACGATCCGCGTCGTCTCGGACTCGGGCCTCGAAAAGGATCACCATGTGCCCAGCGACAAACAGTTGCTCGTGCACACCGGCGACTTTGTCGCCGCGGGCGACCCGATTACCGACGGTCCGCTTGTGCCGCACGACATTCTTCGCATTAAGGGCGAAGAAGCGCTCTGGGCCTACATGCTCGACGAAGTGCAGAACGTCTACCGCGCTCAGGGTGTGGTGATCAACGACAAGCACATCGAGCTGATCCTGTCGTCCATGCTCCGCAAGGTGAAGGTCGAGAGCCCCGGCGACACCGATCTCTTGCCGCAGGAAGTCATTGACAAGTTCAACTTCAAGTTGAAGAACACGGAGATCGGCCAGATGTACCGCGTGAGCGACCCCGGCGGCACGGATCTGCCGCTCAACGCTCTCGTGAGCAAGGACGAAATCAAGGAAGCCAACGCTCAAGCCGAGGCCGCCGGCAAGGACGGCGCAAAGGCCAAGCGTGCACGTCCGGCGACCGGCCGCACGCTCCTGCTCGGCATCACCAAGGCCGCGCTCTCGAGCGATTCGTTCCTCTCGGGCGCATCCTTCCAAGAGAGCACCAAGGTGCTCACCGAAGCTTCGCTCCGCGGCGCGACCGACACGCTCGTCGGCCTCAAGGAGAACGTGCTGCTTGGTCACCTGATCCCCGCCGGCACGGGATTCCGTCCCTATCAGGAGATCAAGGTCCGCCCGCTCGTCGAACTCCCGCCCGAAGAGGAAGACGACGAGGAGATGCTCGCCGAGGCGTCAGCCGCAGCGGCAGCGCTCGGCGCGTCACCGAGCGAGTCGCTCGGTGCTCCTGAAGTGACGATCCCGGGCACGGGCACTCCCGCGGAGATCTGAGTTTCGCTTGATTTGAGTGGTTGAATCGATCACGGCCCGGGCGATTGCTCGGGCCGTTTCTCATTCATGGCTGCTGCTCGCTGTTGGATGCGATGATCGAATCCGCTTGTTGACTGGTCAGAACAGGCAAATCGGTGATCCCCGTCGCCAGCATCACGCGGATGTACGGAATGCACATGCCGCAGCCCGTGCCGCAGCCTGTGCGTTTGGATAATTCGTCGAGATCGCGCACACCGTTCTCCGCGAGCCTCTTCAGCTCGGCGAAGGTCACGTCGTGGCAGATGCAGCGGTCAACGGCCATGAAAAAAGTTTCGGAGTGGCAAAGGGGCAGAGATGAAGAGCACGGGCGCTCAGTTCTTCCATTCATTCCAGTCCGGCACATATCCGGGGTCGGGCGACTTGGAGAGATTCCCCGTGCCGAGGGCGCGTCCTTTCGAGTCGCGCTGGAGCAGGTCTTGCGAGGCAGTTGCCGCTGCGGCACTCCCGTCCGCCCGCGCGGCAACATTCGCCTTGAACTTCACCCCGTGCCGGAATGCCGTCGTGGGCGATGAATTGTTCTGCCAGCCCGCGTTCTGCGAATAGAGCATCGGAGGATCGAGCAGCGCGGTGCTCCGCGGCAGCGCAGTCGCGTTTACACCCGCAAGCAACGTATCGGCGAACACCAGGAGCTCCGACGGCATCGTGATGTCGGCCGTCCGGCGCCACGGGCGAAAAGAAATGTCTCCGGCCCAACCCGGCGTCATCGCGGGCGAAAGGTAATAGCCGTTGTAGCCATATGTCGTCGACACTTTCAGGTTCTGCGTCTGAGGGGTGTATGTTCCGGCCGCCTGCTCCGGGCATTCAAGCGCGGAGCGCTCGGCGCGAGCGGTCGCGATATAGGGCATCAGCGTGCCGCTCGACGGCGCCGCATCCGGCGAATCCGCGCCGAACCAGTAGACGACCGGACCGGAGCCGATGTATTCGGCCTGCCAATATGCCGCGGGAACCGCCCGGTCGTGATAGTCGTTCGCGTAGAGCGACCACGCGAGCGCGAGTTGGCGCTGATTCGCGAGGCACTTGGCCGTGCGCGAGGCCGCGATCGTGCCGCGCAAGGCGGGGGCGAGGATCGACAGAAGCAGCGCGATGATGGCGACCGTGATGAGAAGTTCGATGAGCGTGAAAGCGGGAAGAACTCTCACCACAGAGGCTGGGAGCCACGGAAAAACACACGAGCGGTTTGGAATGGCTAATTCCAACTCCGCTCCCCTCCGCGACTCTGCACCTTTGTTGTAGCGAATGCCGTTCATCTCCTCCCCTCCGTTTGCTCCTGCGTTTCGTTCGCACGGAGGAGGATGGAAAGAAGATCGCGGTCGGCGAGCGTGATTTGGCCGTCACCGTTGACGTCGCGACTGCCGCGGGATTGCTCCCACGCGTAAAGATCTTCGATGTCGAAGACTCCGTCGGCATTCACATCGACAAGCGCCGGCGCCGGCCCGAACGCGACGAGCCCGCCCGTGCCGATCGCATAGAGGTTGCTTCCCGCGACCGCGGGCGAACCCGAGATACTGGATGCTGATTGAATCACCGTGAACGGCGAAGAGGCGCTCGTAATCGAGGCATCGAGAATGCGCAGCACGTTGTCGTTGCCGCAGACGGCGAGTTGATCCGAAGCGGACGAGTAGACCGGTTGCGTGTTCCAGCCGCCGCAGGGGACGAATTCGCCAGAGTCGATGACGCCGTTGTGGTTTGCGTCGCTCCATGTGCGAGTGTGGCTCGACCAGGCGAGCGCGGCAGACGATGAATCGCTCGAAAAAACCTGAAGCGAGGGGAGCGAACCGAAGCCCTGAATACCGGTCGAGAGCGCGAGGCGATTGCTCGGAAGTCTGATCGGTATCGATGCACTGCGATTGCACCCGACCGTCCACTGCAGTGCTCCGGTGCTCGCACGAATTCTCACGATGTTGCCCGAAGTGGTTCCTCCATAAAAGCCGTATGTCGCCGCATAAAGCGCATCGCCTGAAGCGTCGAGCGCGATGCCGCCGAAAAAGCCGACGGAGCTCGTGTTGTTGAAAGTCCAGAGCGGAGACGGCGCAACGTGCGAAGTGTCGCCGGGTGCGTGCGCGGGAAACGCGAGAATCTGCCCAGGGTTCGCTGCATAAAGCCCGACGGCAGACACAAACACCCGATCGTTCGCCGCGTCGTAGGTGGGGGAGTTGCCCGAAGAAGCCCCGATCGGTGCCGCCCAGAGAATCTCGCCGGGCTGATGCGGATTTGCGACGGAAAGCGGATCGATGCTGATCGAGTAGAGCGAAGCACTGTCGCCGAAACCGTCGTAGTCGGTGATGAAGAGCCGGCCTGTGCCGCGCCATGTGCGCGCGACCACCGGCGATGCGTTGACGATCGGGTTGTCCAGCGTCGTAGACCAACGAAGGGTCGGCTGGTAGAGCGCGACGCCGTATAGCGTGCTGCCGCCGGATGCGATGACGGTTGCCGTGCGATGATCGATTGCAGGCGACGCAGTGCTCTCGAGTTGGGGCGAGTCGATTTGGAGCGACCACGCAACAGCGCCGGTTCGTCTCGCGATCGCGAAGAGCTTCCATGTCGTGCCGCTGGGCTCGTTCACCGAACCCGTGGCGTACACAAAGTGAAGCCCGACCGCGACGCCAGCGCGCGCAACAAATGCAATCGCGCGATTGTTCTCGTCTTTTGCGCAGGTCCACGCCGGAGAAGCGAGGGAAGGAAACGGCTGTGAAGTAGCCGCAGATCGGGCCGCGTCCGCGGCAAGGGTGTTCCAGGTCCCTTGGGCGAGCGTGGTGGAACAGCAGAGCAGCAGAGCAGCGGAAACAACGATTGTGGATGTCGGATACTGGAGGTTGGCCGGAACAAATCGGACCTTTTTTCTGCTCTCCCGCAGATCTGCAATTCTGCTGCTCTCAAAAGCCACAACCCGCGCTTTCGCGCGAGCGGTGGTCAGAATTGATTCGCCGCCGATCACTTTCTCCTCCGGCGGGGCGCGATGAGACAGGCATACGCAAGCAGCGGAAGCGCCGCGGGCTCGGGCACTTCCGCGATACCGTCGATGTTGATGTTCCCGCCGTTCCCTTCCGGGTTGCTGATCCGGACGAAGCGGATGAAATCAAGGCCGGTCGATGCGAAGTCCACACCGGTGCCGCCGCCGCTTCCGTTGTAGCCTGCAACGATCTCGGCAAATGATTTTCCGATCGCGTTGAACGTCGGATCGACGGGTTTGGTGAAGTCAGTCGGGACGCTTCCGGGCGACGTGTCGTACGGCGAAACGAGATCTGAGTATCCGAGCGTGGCGTAGCCGCTGGTCGCGAGCACATTCACCGTGCGCCAGTCGCTGCCGTCCTTGGAGACTTCGACGATGCCGCCGGTGTTCCCGAATTTGCCCGTCGCGACTCCATTGCCATTGTCGGTGTAGAACCAGTTGCCGAAGATGATGAAATCGATGCCGAAAGCGTTGGTCGTGCGGTTATAAACGTCGTGGTCGAAGGTCAGCGTCAGGTGTCCCCCGCGCCCGATGCTCACGATGTCGCCCGGATCAAACGGCGGGCTGAACGGGCTGACCACGCTCGGGAAACCAAACTGAACTCCGGTAAATCGCGTCGGCGAGCCGACCGCGGCACTCGGATCGAGATAGCTCGCGCTTGCGCCGGATCCTGCCGAGTAACTGGTCCAACTCGAGGCGTACGGGCTGGCAACCGCGCCCGAAAACGCGAAAGCAACACCCGCGGCACCTGCCGCACGCATGACAAAAACTCGAGACATTTCCATCTCCTCGCCGCGGTGCGAACGAAGCACGCCGCGACATTTCATCCCGATTCGCGCGGGAAGGCCCCTGTGCCGGAAAGCAGCGGCAATTCACGAACAGTCAGTGCCAAAGCGCGAGAAGATCGCGCGGCACGAACCCTTTCCGGAGCGTTGAAGCAGGTGGAGCGGCGCGGCAGGGACACGCGGCGGAGCGCTCGCACCAGCCGCCCCGAAAGTCGCGAGGGCCGCCAGTCAGCCGAGCGGGAACATCCCGCGCGGCGTCTTCGGCAGGTCTTCCGGCTTCGGGTGATCCGCAACCCGCCTTCCCGCGATTCAAAGGGCCGGAGTTGGCCCGACGATCGCAGTGGCCGGCACTTGATCCCGTCAAGGAAACAAGTGCCCTGGGTCGCGGCGTGTCCCGTTACGGCGGCGCGTCCGCGGTGGAATTGGCCTTGAAATCAGGACTGAAATCAGGCTTCACCACACTTCCCTCTTTGCCCCGCCAAAGCGGGGCACCGAAGACAGATGCAGCGTATCGAGAACTGCGCGGGTGTCAAGTCGGCAACGCTTTGCCCTTAAGCAAAGCTATCGCAAGCCCCTGTCAATTCGTGAATTCCAATTGTTCGACTTCACCGGATCGAGACCGGCTTCGAAAGAATCTCGTTCATTACTATCGCTCGGCGCCAGTCCCTGGCCGAGCGAGGAACCATCCCGAATGAATGGCTGATCGCCGGCGATGCCGGAACCGGCTGAGCGGCGCGCAGGAGGCGCTGCTCGACAGTGGCGGCGCTCGCCGCGGCCCTCGCGGCACGCGCCTGCTGCTCCAGCCGTTCCTGGTTGCGCTTCGCCTCGGCCGCGAGCTGTTGCGCGCGGATTCTTTGCTGCGCCAGCCTTCGCTTCTTGGCTTCCGAGTCTGTGCGGGATGAAACCGGACGCGGCTGGGATGGGGGCAGCGTACGTGCAGGAGACGGCGAGATCGTGCCACCAGTAGTCGTTCCCGGCGGCAGCCCGAGCAGAATCTCGAGCGGGTTTGGCGCGGGCGGTCGCGTTGACTTGGGGGTCTGCGTTTGGGCCTGAGTTTGCGATTGAGGCTGAGGCGTTCGGCGGGCCGCGGCACGGCGACGGAGTTCGGCCAATTCCTGCCTTCGCCGGTCCTCGTTGTCGCGCGCCGGACTCGGGCGTGCTTCAGGCTCGTCGGAAGACTCCACACTCTTTCCGGTGCGGAGCATTTCGAGCTCCGCGCGCTGTTGTGCGTGTTGAAAGCGACGCTTCTCCGCTTGTGCCGCAAGCACCTTGAACAGCCACTGCAGAAATGAGAAACCCGCGACGATGAGGATAAACCATAAGGAATTCACAGACGAAGATTATCCGATCGAAATGGAAGACGGAAATGAGGAGATGTCGGCGATGGGCGTCACCTCCGCCGCGGCTTCGCTGGTTCGTGGAATCCCCACGATCTTCTCGTGAATCGACCAGAAATGCTCGAAGGAGCCGAGAATCGAGTACTGCTGGACGTGATCGTGCGCGGAGCTCCCCATTCCGGCTCGCAGCACCGGATCACACAGAATCGTGACGATTCGATCCGCCCAGGCCTGGGTGTCGCCGGGTGCGAGAACGAACCCGGTTTGGCCGTGCCGCACAATTTCCTTCGGTCCCCCGGCATCGGTCACAAGCGTGGGAAGACCGCTCGCCTGAGCCTCGAACGCGACCTGCCCCAAAGTGTCGGTGGTTGATGGAAAGACAAACAGATCGCTGGAAGCGTAAATCCGTGCGAGTTCCTCGCCGTGTCGAAAGCCAAGAAAGTGCGCGTTCTGACCGGAGAGTTTGTCTTGCATCTCGGCGCGGTACGGGCCGTCGCCCACAATCACCAGGTGCGCATCGGGTCGAGGGCTTCGCGCGCGAACCCGATTCCAGATTTCGGTGAGCCGCGGCAAGTTCTTCTCCACGCTGACGCGCCCCACATAGAGCACCTTTGCTCCGGTTTCCGGAATTCTGCACGATTTCCAGAATCCGGCGTCGCGGAATCGCGGGTGGAAACGCGCGGTGTTGAATCCTGGCTTTAGGCGCACGCAGCGCGAGGGCTCGATTCCGAGACGCTCGAGCGCAGCCTGATACTCGACACTACGCGAAAACACTGTGTGGAAGGGCGCATAGAACCAGCGCATGGAGAATGTCGTGAGCGCGGTGAGCCCCGCATCCTCGAAAATGTGTTCGACGTAGGCCGGGAAGTCGGTGTGATACACGCCCGCAACGGGAAGGCGCGTACGGCGCGCAAACAGTCGGCCGGCGAAGCCGATCGGCCCGGGCGTGCTGATGTGAACTACATCCGGCCGGAAAGCGCGCGCCGCGGCGAAGAGGCGACGCAGCGGCGGGAGCGCACACTCGAGGTTGGAGTATCCGGGGAGTTGAGCCGCGAGCCGCGGCGGGATGTTCACGATGTTCGGCAGTTCACGAACAGGAAACCGCGTGCTCGTCAAGATCTTCAGCGGTCGCCCGAGCTCGAGCGCCTGATCGGCGATGTCGTTCAGGAAACGGGAGACACCGTTGACGTCTCCGAGGGTGTCGGTGAAGAGCGCGATCCGCAGCGAACCTGTTGGGCCCAAGCGAGTATTCCCGGCGCCATGGCTCGGAATCATGCTTCAAGATATCGCGCCGGTTCCTACTCTTGTGTTATGGCGCCGCGAAAGCATCTCGCGATCTATCCGGGTAGTTTCGATCCGATCACCTTCGGGCATCTCGACGTGATCAGGCGCGGGCGCCGTTTGTTTGATGAGTTGATCGTCGCGGTAGGACGCAATCCTTCCAAAGACCAACTCTTTTCGGCCCCTGAGCGGCTGGAAATGACCCGGAAACTAGTGGACGAGCTGATTCAAAAGGAACCCGATGGCTCGCCCGTTCGCGTGCAGGGGTATGACGGGTTGACCGTCGATTTCGCCCGGCACGCGGGCGCGACCGTGCTGCTGCGCGGCGTTCGGAACCTTTCGGATCTGCAGTACGAGGTGCAGCAGGCGGTGACGAACCGTGAGGTGGCCGGTCTTGAGACGGCCTTTGTGGTGGCGGGACAGACATTCGCCTATACGAGCAGTTCGCTCATCAAGCAGATCGCCGCGATGGGCGAGGATCTCACCGGGCTCACCCCGATGGTGCCGGCGCTCGTCATCGACATGCTGCGCGAGAAAAAAGCTCAGCGCCACCCGGCTCTTGAAGAACTCCGGACCAGCGGCCACGCGCGGGAACACTAAGCACATGGAATGGCGCGTCATCAGCATCGGAACACTGCCCGCCAATCCGCTCTGGGGCGAAAAGGGTCAGGTCCGCACCGGGCACGCGACAACGACGCTTGTCGTTTCCGGCGCGAAGCGGATTCTGATCGATCCCGGTCTGCCGGATCAGATTCTGGCGGCGCGGCTCGCCGAGCGGGCAAACATCGCCCCCTCGCAAATCACGCACGTCTTTCTGACCAGCTTCCGGAGCGACTGCCGGCGCGGCATCGGGGCGTTCGCCAACGCCGAATGGTGGATCTCGGAGGCGGAACGTGAAGGTGTCGGTGTCCCGCTCGCCGAGCGACTCAAACAGCTGAACCCAGACGACGAAGAAGATCAGGTGCTGAAAGAGGTGCTGTCGCGGGACGTTGCCGTGCTGCAGCGGTGCCGCCCGGCGCCGGATCGGCTTGCCGAGCGAGTCTCGATCTTTCCGCTCGCGGGCGTAACGCCGGGCCTGTGCGGCGTTCTGTTCGAGGACGCGCGATTTACCGTGTTGGTTACGGGGGACGCGATACCCACGGTTGAACACTTGGAAAAAGGCCAGGTTCTCGCCGGCGCCGTCGACGGCGCGAAAGCGCGCGAGAGCTTTGCTGAGGCGATCGAAGTTGCCGATATGTTCGTGCTCGGTCGCGACAATCTTGTCGTCAATCCCACAAAGAAACCGTTCTAGAGCGAAAGCGCTTCACGTGTAGTAATTTCAATGAGCGTTGACCAAGGACCGAAACCTTGCCGTACGAGCCCGTGCGCAGCGACGGGCCATTGTGCACGACACCGCCAGGCGCACTGAATTTTGCCCTCGCTACACCCGAAGGCAATCTGGTCTCGTCGGCGCTATGGGGTTCCGTATTCGGCGACGTCGTGAGCGAGTTGCTCGATCAGATCTCTATCCGGCGGCTGCATCGGCCCCGCCAGCTCGAGCGCTCTGCGAGCCGACTTGAGCGCGCTCGCCCTGTCGCCGTTTATGAACTGCACGCGCGCGAGTACGGCGAGCGAACGTGGGTTCTCGTTGTGATCAATCTTCGCGGCTCGCTCCGCGGCACGGAGCACGAGAGCGCGCAGACGCTCTTCTTTTCGCGGATCGAACGGGGAATCGCTCGCGAGAAGGTCGCGCGCGAATTGCAGGAGATCGTCTCGCAAGCGTTCCACGAACTCCGGTGAAGGCGGATCCGCGAATTCGGTCGTCAACCGCTCGCCCGACTTGAGCAGCCGTTCGATGTCCTTTGCCCGCTGCGCGCGGATGATGTCGATGCGTATCCATCCGAGGTCTTCGACCGACTCGATCTCGTTCCGCGCGCGGCCGAGATCCCAGGTTCCGGCAAGTACCGGATCGAGGATCTGCGAGGTGAATCCCGGCGGCCCGTACCACGCCAGCCGCCCCTTGGGATCGATCACATACACCATCGTGGGCTGCTGCTCGCCCGTCGCCGTGAGATACGCCGTGCGAGTTCGGACACCCTTGTCCCAGGCGAGCGGAAAACGAATCTTGCCGGTCATCGCTTCGACTTTCGCGCGCCACGTCTCAAGCGACATCCGCTCCTCCTCGCCCGCGACGCCGAGCACCCGCACCGGCCGATCCGCGAAACGATCAGAGAGCATCGAGATCGATTCCAGAACCGGGCCGACACCGCTGTAGGAAGATCGCACGAACACCACGACATAGGCAGCGCCTGTTCTGAAAGCGTCAACCGGATCCCCCGCGCTCCATTCCTCAACTTCCAGTGTCGGCGCCGGGTCACCGATCCGCAACGTTCGTTCTGGCTGTTTTTCCCGTACGAAGAGCCGGGGCCGTTCGGCGTATTCGGGGTCATCCGAGGCGAAGACGCCCGCGCGACTCAGGTCTGGTCCGCATACGGGAGCCTCGGGCGCTGCACCAAAGCCGAGTGCGATCGCCAGGAGAATGGCTTCCATCGTCAGGGCATTGCCTCGGTTCATCGTGCCGGTTGCATGATTTGGCGCGGGGAAAAAGAAAAGCCCCGGCCGAACTGCCGGGGCCTTGGCACGTTGAGCTTTGTGGTCCTTATTGCATTCTGGCGAGCGATTCTTCGAGGTCCTTCCGCAGCTCATCGCTCTTGGCGAAACCGATCGCCTTCTTCTCGGTGGCGACGGCATTCGTCTTGTCGCCGTTCGCAAAATAGGCCCACGCGAGCGTGTCGAGCAAGCCTGCCTCGGAATTGTTGGTCGCGTCGTTGGCACGTTTCGCGGCGTCGAGCGCGAGTTCGGCCAGCTTCTTGTTGGTGGTGAAGTCGAGGCCGCGAGCCGGGTCGACGATCGACCACGCCACAAAGTTCATCGCGTCGGAATCATTCCCCCGCGTCTCGATGAGTTTGCGTCCGCTCTCGAGCATGCCGGCAGTGTCTTTTTTCTTGCCCGCCATGGAGAACCGCATCCAGTCAAGGTTCTTCTGCTGCTCGGGTTCGAACCTGCTCCGCTCTGCCGCAACATCCCAATTCCCCGCGACGATCTCCGCCAGCGGCTTGTCCATCTTGAACGGGCTGCCGATCCAGGCGATCGTTCCGGTTTGATCGACGATAAAGGCTGTGGGGATGCCCGGCTGCGCCGCCGCGATCATGTAGGCGTTGCTCGTCTTGCGATCCTGATCCCAGGCGACGGTGTAGCCCATCGTGTCGCCTTTCTCCGTCGTCATTTTCTCGACGCCAGCGAGCGAGTTGCGCGGATCGATGCTGGTGACGCCGATGATCGTCACACCCTTGTCCTTGTATTCTCTTTGCAGCGAGGACAGATGGGGCATGCTCGCTTTGCACGGGCCGCACCACGTCGCCCAGAATTCGACGACCGTGACCTTGCCCTGCTCGAACGAAGACACAGGTGCGCCTTTCACCCACTTATCGATGACGAGGGCCGGAGCCTTGTCCCCCACGGTCAGCGAGCCGACCTGGATTTCCGATGTGGCACTGGCGGGCTTCGCGAGAGCGGGTTCCTCCGCGAAGAGCGCCGGCGCGGCCAAACCGAGGGCGGTAACGAGCACGATCGGGGCGATTCTCACGGGTAGCTCCCTTTGTAACAGAGAATGGATCAACTGGTCCAATGGAACAAACTATTCTACGGGTTCTGATGGAGTTGCTCGCCGCGCCTCGAGCACGCGTTTTTGGATGCCGATTCGCCGCAACGTGCGGGCGTACTTTCCAATAGAACGGCAAGAAATCTGCCGGAACCACCGAGGGGATCGCCATGGCAAAGTGGATGATAATTGTTTGGTTGCTGATCGTATCGATCGCGCCGATCTGTCCCGTATGGTCCCGCACAGCATTGATTGCTCCGACGGATCTCAGCGGCCGGTGGCAAGGCAGCATCAACATCCCCGGCAGCGCACTCGAGGTGAAGCTCTCATTCACCAGCAACGAAGCCGGAACGATCAGCATTCCAGCGCAGGGCGCAAAGGACCTGCCGCTTGAGAAAGTGCTCGTCGACGGAAAGAAAGCCACCTTTGCGATCCGGGGCGTGCCGGGCAATCCCGTTTTTTCGGGAACATTCAGCGACAACGGCGAATCGATCGCCGGCGATTTCACACAAGGCGGCGGCACGATTCCGTTCGAGCTCAAACGGTCGCCGGATGCAAAGGCCGCGAGCGCGGATTCTCTCGATGGACTCGATCAGTTTCTCGACAAGGCGCGCCAGGACTGGCAGGTTCCGGGGCTTGCGGTCGCGATCATCAAAGGCGAAGAAATCGTCTACGCGAAGGGCTTCGGTTTTCGCGATGTTGACGCGAAGTTGCCGGTGACGGAAAACACGCTGTTTCCGATCGGTTCGGCGACGAAAGCCTTCACGACCTTTGTGATGGGGCAACTCGTTGATGACGGGAAGCTCGATTTCGACAAGCCGGTGATCAATTACCTGCCGGAGTTTCGGCTCTACGACACGGTCTTGACGGAGCGGATCACGCCGCGCGATCTGGTCACGCATCGTTCGGGATTGCCCCGGCATGATCTGCTCTGGTACGGCAACACGCCGCGCTCGCGCGAGGACATGGTGCGCCGGCTGGCATATTTGCCGAACAACAAGGACTTGCGCGGCGCGTGGCAGTACAACAACCTGATGTTCCTCACCGCCGGTGTGCTGGAAGAGCGGCTCACCGGAGAGAGCTGGGAAGAGAACATCCGCGCGCGCATCCTCGCGCCGCTCGGGATGAAGCGGACGACACTGAGGAATACCGATTCGGAGAAGGACTCGGACTATGCGCTCGGCTATCGGTTGAACGACGAAACCGACAAGGTGGAGCGGATGGACTTCCGTGATATCACCACGATGGGGCCGGCGGGTTCGATCTGCTCGTCGGTCACGGAAATGTCGGAGTGGGTGAAGTTGAATCTTTCCGACGGGGCCGTCGGCGGCAAGCGCCTCATCAAGGAATCGACGCTGAAGGATCTGCACGCGCCGCAGATGTCGATGGGCGAAGGCTCGCCGGAAAATCCGCAGATCATTCCGGTCGGGTATGCGATGGGCTGGTTCGTCGATGTTTTCGGAGGCAATCGGCGGCTGCATCACGGCGGGAATATCGACGGGTTTTCCGCGATGGTCGCGTTCCTGCCTCGCGAAGATGTCGGTGTCGTCGTTCTCACCAATATGAACGGGACGGGTCTTCCTGAAACGGTGGCGCGCCATGTGTTCGATCGGATGACGGGCGCGAAGCCGACGGACTGGAATGCGCTCGCGCTCGCACGGCGGAGTGTTGCGCTGAAGCAGGCGAAGGAAGCGAAGTCGAAGCTGACCGATACGCGCAAGCCGGGAACGCACCCTTCGCATCCGATCACCGAATACGCGGGTCAATACGAGCACGCGGGCTACGGCATCATCGAAGTGGCGGTCGAGGAGTCATCGGGCGATGCTTCGCTGAATTTCACATTCAACGGAATCGCGACTCCCCTCGAGCATTGGCACTACGACGTTTTCAGCGGCAAGCGCAACGAAGAAGACCGCACGTTCGAGGGCTTCAAGATTCAGTTCGAGAGCGGCCTCGACGGAGAGATCGATTCGCTTCGCGCTCAGATGGAATCGGCCGAAGAACCGTTCGAGTTCAAGCGGCTCGGCGATGCGAATCTCCGCGACATCAAGTTCCTCGAAAAGCTCACGGGCGATTTCTCGATCGAGACGCAGCCCGTCAAGTTTTCGATCGCCGGAAACGTGCTGACAGCCACGCTCCCCGGGCAGCCGGTGTATGAACTGGAACCCGCGCGTCACAACACGTTCCGCATCAAGGAGCTTCCCGGTTTCTCGATTCAATTTCTTGCGGGAGAAAACGGCGGCTTCGACGCGGCCAAGTTCGTTCAGCCCAACGGCGTGTTCACGGCGAAACGGGTGCCTGCGAAATAACACGCCGCGGTTTCCGGCTCTCCGCTCGGGACGATTAGGGGATTGATGCAACGTGTGTCGCACTCTCTGCGAATCGACCGCGGGTGTTTGGGGTACTTTGTCAATTCTCGTTGCAGGTTTTGGGATGCCGGCCTCCCTCAATGTGGCCGGAAGCGCTTTGCTTCGGCGCGGTGCCGTTTTTGCTGTCGTGCCTGGCTGTGCGCAGCATGGTCGCCTTCACTCGTTCGATCCGGGGTGGTGGACACTCTCTTGTCTGCGGACGTTGCCGGTACGACCTCTCGGGTCTCGATCAGGAAGCCAGGTGCCCGGAGT
The DNA window shown above is from Phycisphaeraceae bacterium and carries:
- a CDS encoding serine hydrolase; the protein is MAKWMIIVWLLIVSIAPICPVWSRTALIAPTDLSGRWQGSINIPGSALEVKLSFTSNEAGTISIPAQGAKDLPLEKVLVDGKKATFAIRGVPGNPVFSGTFSDNGESIAGDFTQGGGTIPFELKRSPDAKAASADSLDGLDQFLDKARQDWQVPGLAVAIIKGEEIVYAKGFGFRDVDAKLPVTENTLFPIGSATKAFTTFVMGQLVDDGKLDFDKPVINYLPEFRLYDTVLTERITPRDLVTHRSGLPRHDLLWYGNTPRSREDMVRRLAYLPNNKDLRGAWQYNNLMFLTAGVLEERLTGESWEENIRARILAPLGMKRTTLRNTDSEKDSDYALGYRLNDETDKVERMDFRDITTMGPAGSICSSVTEMSEWVKLNLSDGAVGGKRLIKESTLKDLHAPQMSMGEGSPENPQIIPVGYAMGWFVDVFGGNRRLHHGGNIDGFSAMVAFLPREDVGVVVLTNMNGTGLPETVARHVFDRMTGAKPTDWNALALARRSVALKQAKEAKSKLTDTRKPGTHPSHPITEYAGQYEHAGYGIIEVAVEESSGDASLNFTFNGIATPLEHWHYDVFSGKRNEEDRTFEGFKIQFESGLDGEIDSLRAQMESAEEPFEFKRLGDANLRDIKFLEKLTGDFSIETQPVKFSIAGNVLTATLPGQPVYELEPARHNTFRIKELPGFSIQFLAGENGGFDAAKFVQPNGVFTAKRVPAK